From Danio aesculapii chromosome 18, fDanAes4.1, whole genome shotgun sequence, a single genomic window includes:
- the si:zfos-464b6.2 gene encoding uncharacterized protein si:zfos-464b6.2: protein MYDYKNVLNLVEAMEMFRLLGATRVAIYRTNCDSDVQKVLDYYVAQGFIEVIPWTIKKHVKVSSGWRKDISGGELHYYGQIPALNDCVYRYMYQSQYVALHDMDELILPFGVKTWTEMLPKLEKTYGDSLGFEFENNQFPFTSKDNGKYDVRQWESVRGTNILKYIQRVPNNPKAFNNYKVIVNPRLVLMATVHGLLDTVNLGQHTVRVDRDVARMYHSKNFTYPLNTNLITDYRLWDYADELIPAVTKVLQDCGFITG from the coding sequence ATGTACGACTATAAAAACGTCCTCAATCTTGTTGAAGCAATGGAGATGTTTCGACTTCTCGGTGCGACAAGAGTCGCGATATATCGGACGAACTGCGATTCAGACGTACAGAAGGTTTTGGATTATTACGTAGCGCAAGGATTCATCGAAGTCATCCCGTGGACTATTAAAAAACACGTCAAGGTGTCCAGCGGATGGAGGAAGGATATATCAGGAGGCGAGCTGCACTATTATGGACAGATTCCTGCACTCAATGATTGTGTTTATCGATATATGTACCAAAGCCAATATGTGGCTCTACATGACATGGATGAACTCATTTTACCTTTCGGCGTGAAAACATGGACGGAGATGTTACCAAAGTTGGAGAAAACATACGGGGATAGCTTAGGGTTTGAGTTTGAGAACAACCAATTCCCTTTCACATCTAAAGACAATGGGAAATATGATGTAAGACAATGGGAGAGCGTACGGGGAACTAATATACTGAAATACATCCAGCGAGTGCCTAATAACCCCAAAGCTTTTAATAACTATAAGGTGATCGTGAACCCGCGGCTGGTTCTGATGGCTACTGTACATGGCTTGCTGGATACTGTGAATCTCGGTCAGCACACGGTCAGGGTGGATAGAGATGTCGCTCGAATGTACCACAGTAAAAACTTCACGTATCCGCTCAACACAAACCTCATCACTGATTATCGTCTCTGGGATTATGCGGACGAGCTGATACCTGCTGTTACTAAAGTTCTACAGGACTGTGGGTTCATTACGGGTTAG